The Pontibacter pudoricolor genome contains a region encoding:
- a CDS encoding antibiotic biosynthesis monooxygenase family protein, giving the protein MFIALSSFTIANDMAAEVREAFKNRPHMVDKEKGFLKLEVMYPQENENEIWLMTYWTDEESYKVWFANHYKDSHHGIPKGLKLVPGSTKVRFLEHVCG; this is encoded by the coding sequence ATGTTTATAGCACTTAGTTCGTTTACCATTGCCAATGATATGGCAGCTGAAGTGAGAGAAGCCTTTAAGAACAGGCCGCACATGGTTGATAAAGAAAAAGGCTTCCTGAAACTGGAAGTGATGTACCCGCAGGAAAACGAGAACGAGATCTGGCTGATGACCTACTGGACCGACGAAGAAAGTTACAAAGTATGGTTCGCCAACCATTACAAAGACTCGCACCACGGCATCCCGAAAGGGTTGAAGTTAGTGCCCGGTAGTACAAAGGTCAGATTTCTGGAGCACGTTTGCGGGTAA
- a CDS encoding pyruvate carboxylase → MNIKKVLVANRGEIAIRVLRACTELGIKTVAIYTYEDRYSLHRYKADEAYQVGKDNQPLQPYLDIDAIIKIAKENGVDAIHPGYGFLSENQYFSQRCADNGIIFIGPKPSVMASLGDKIAAKKVALSSEVPIIQSNVQDLKTYEIALEEAHRIGYPLMLKAAAGGGGRGMRVIRDDEQLEKGFFEAKNEALKAFGDDTLFLEKYVENPKHIEVQIVADNYGNITHLFERDCSVQRRFQKVVEVAPAISLDEETRQKLYDYAIRICSAVNYNNVGTVEFLVEPHTNNIFFIEVNPRIQVEHTVTEMITGIDLIKTQIFIADGYRLDHEEVLLGPNHIVRANGVAIQCRITTEDPEQDFKPDYGTIIAYRSAGGFGIRLDQGSVYQGAKVSPFFDSLLVKVSAQAPTLKHAAMKMSRTLDEFRIRGVKHNIQFLQNIINHPVFISGDATVDFVKNHPELFIFKKPQDRATKMLGFLAEVIVNGNPDVKKVDKDRVLIKPDYHGFNLNKEYQPGTKDLLTKLGPDEFSKWLRNDPQIHYTDTTFRDAHQSLLATRMRTFDMMKVAEAFAKDHPQTFSMEVWGGATFDVCLRFLHEDPWERLTQLRKAIPNILLQMLIRGSNGVGYKAYPDNLIESFVEKSWETGVDVFRIFDSLNWMKSMEPCINFVRKRSGGLAEVSMCYTGDILDPSKTKYTLEYYLQMAKQIEESGAHILAIKDMAGLLKPYAAKLLVEALRDTVKLPIHLHTHDTSSIQPATYLKAIEAGVDIVDVALGSMSGLTSQPNFNSMVEAMRFQERHREFDQKSLNRHSNYWETVREYYYPFESGLKAGTAEVYHHEIPGGQYSNLRPQANALGLADKWETIKETYADVNALFGDVVKVTPSSKVVGDMALYLVANNLTTVDVLERGEEISFPESVQSFFKGELGQPVGGFPKKLQKIILKDEQPFTERPNEHLEPIDLEEEFAAFQKKFGEQTKYTDFLSYQLYPKVYEGYHKHLEQYGEVDQIPTRLFFYGMQPGEEAIIDIARGKSIVIKYQSLGHVNEDGERTVFFKLNGQTRNIDVRDKSVKVEKVQHVKVDKANPKQIGAPLQGLLSRILVEKEQPVKKNTPLFIIEAMKMETTITATSDTMISAIHLPEGSLVNTDDLVLTLS, encoded by the coding sequence ATGAACATAAAAAAAGTACTTGTTGCCAACCGTGGCGAGATTGCCATACGTGTATTGCGTGCCTGCACCGAGTTAGGTATAAAAACAGTAGCCATTTACACTTACGAAGACCGTTACTCGCTGCACCGCTACAAAGCTGACGAGGCTTACCAGGTTGGCAAAGACAACCAGCCACTGCAGCCTTACCTCGATATTGATGCCATCATTAAAATAGCCAAAGAGAATGGTGTAGATGCGATTCACCCGGGGTATGGTTTCCTTTCCGAGAACCAGTATTTTTCGCAGCGTTGTGCCGATAACGGGATCATTTTTATTGGCCCCAAACCAAGCGTTATGGCCTCGCTGGGAGATAAAATTGCCGCTAAAAAGGTAGCCCTGAGCAGCGAAGTGCCTATCATCCAGAGCAACGTGCAGGATCTGAAAACATATGAGATTGCCCTGGAAGAAGCACATCGCATTGGTTACCCGCTGATGCTGAAAGCTGCTGCCGGTGGTGGTGGCCGTGGTATGCGTGTAATCCGGGATGATGAGCAACTGGAGAAAGGATTTTTTGAAGCCAAAAACGAAGCCCTGAAAGCTTTCGGCGATGATACGCTTTTCCTGGAAAAGTATGTAGAAAACCCGAAGCACATCGAAGTACAGATCGTGGCCGACAACTATGGCAACATCACGCACCTGTTCGAGCGTGACTGCTCCGTGCAGCGCCGTTTCCAGAAAGTTGTGGAAGTAGCGCCGGCCATCAGTCTGGACGAAGAGACCCGGCAGAAACTATACGACTACGCTATTAGGATCTGCTCGGCGGTAAACTATAATAACGTAGGTACGGTGGAGTTCCTGGTAGAGCCGCACACCAACAACATCTTCTTTATTGAAGTAAACCCACGCATCCAGGTAGAGCATACGGTAACAGAAATGATCACCGGAATTGACCTTATCAAAACCCAGATCTTTATTGCAGATGGCTATAGGTTAGACCATGAAGAAGTACTGTTAGGGCCAAATCATATCGTTCGTGCAAACGGCGTGGCCATTCAGTGCCGGATCACTACCGAAGACCCGGAACAGGATTTTAAACCAGACTACGGTACAATTATAGCTTATCGCAGTGCCGGCGGTTTTGGTATTCGCCTGGATCAGGGCAGTGTGTATCAGGGAGCTAAGGTAAGTCCGTTCTTCGACTCGCTGTTGGTCAAAGTATCTGCACAGGCGCCAACCCTGAAGCATGCCGCCATGAAAATGTCGCGCACACTGGATGAGTTCCGTATTCGTGGCGTAAAACACAACATCCAGTTCCTGCAGAATATCATAAACCACCCGGTGTTTATTTCAGGTGATGCCACCGTGGACTTTGTGAAAAACCACCCGGAACTGTTCATTTTCAAAAAACCGCAGGACCGGGCCACCAAAATGCTGGGCTTCCTGGCCGAGGTGATTGTTAATGGCAACCCCGATGTAAAGAAAGTAGACAAAGACCGTGTGCTGATCAAGCCAGATTATCATGGCTTTAACCTGAACAAGGAATACCAGCCCGGTACCAAAGATCTTTTAACAAAGCTGGGCCCAGACGAGTTCTCGAAATGGCTCCGCAACGATCCGCAGATACATTATACCGATACCACTTTCAGGGATGCACACCAGTCGTTGCTGGCTACACGCATGCGTACGTTTGATATGATGAAGGTAGCCGAAGCGTTTGCCAAAGATCACCCGCAGACCTTTAGTATGGAAGTATGGGGCGGTGCGACGTTTGATGTTTGCCTGCGCTTCCTGCACGAAGACCCGTGGGAAAGGCTGACTCAGCTCCGTAAAGCTATCCCGAACATTCTGTTGCAGATGCTGATACGTGGTTCGAATGGCGTAGGCTATAAGGCTTATCCGGATAATCTGATCGAATCATTTGTAGAGAAGTCGTGGGAGACAGGGGTGGATGTGTTCCGTATTTTTGACTCGCTGAACTGGATGAAGAGCATGGAGCCGTGCATTAACTTTGTGCGCAAACGTAGCGGTGGCCTTGCTGAAGTGTCGATGTGCTATACCGGCGATATTCTGGACCCATCTAAAACAAAGTACACGCTGGAGTATTACCTGCAAATGGCAAAGCAGATAGAAGAAAGCGGTGCCCATATTCTGGCTATAAAAGACATGGCCGGTCTGCTGAAACCGTATGCTGCCAAACTGTTGGTAGAAGCCCTGCGCGACACGGTAAAACTGCCGATACACCTGCATACCCACGATACGTCGTCTATACAGCCAGCAACTTATTTAAAGGCTATTGAAGCAGGCGTGGACATAGTGGATGTGGCGCTGGGTTCTATGTCGGGCTTAACGTCGCAGCCTAACTTTAACTCGATGGTGGAGGCCATGCGTTTCCAGGAGCGCCACCGCGAGTTCGATCAGAAAAGCCTGAACCGCCACTCCAATTACTGGGAAACGGTGCGCGAGTATTACTATCCGTTCGAGTCTGGTCTGAAAGCCGGCACAGCCGAAGTGTACCATCACGAAATTCCGGGCGGGCAGTATTCTAACCTGCGTCCGCAGGCCAATGCGCTGGGCTTAGCAGATAAATGGGAAACTATAAAAGAAACCTACGCCGATGTAAATGCCCTGTTCGGAGATGTGGTAAAAGTAACGCCAAGCTCTAAAGTAGTAGGAGATATGGCACTTTACCTGGTAGCCAATAACCTGACGACGGTGGATGTACTTGAGCGCGGCGAAGAGATATCGTTCCCGGAATCGGTGCAGTCTTTCTTTAAAGGAGAACTGGGCCAACCAGTGGGCGGTTTCCCGAAAAAGCTGCAGAAGATCATCCTGAAAGACGAGCAACCGTTTACCGAACGGCCAAACGAGCACCTGGAGCCAATAGACCTGGAAGAAGAGTTTGCCGCGTTTCAGAAAAAATTCGGAGAGCAGACCAAGTATACCGATTTCCTGAGTTACCAGCTGTACCCTAAAGTGTACGAAGGTTACCACAAACATCTGGAACAGTACGGCGAAGTAGATCAGATCCCGACCCGTCTGTTTTTCTATGGCATGCAGCCCGGCGAAGAGGCCATCATCGACATTGCCCGCGGTAAATCCATCGTTATCAAATATCAGTCGCTGGGCCACGTAAACGAGGATGGTGAACGCACCGTGTTCTTTAAACTAAACGGTCAGACACGAAATATTGATGTGCGCGATAAGTCGGTGAAAGTGGAGAAGGTGCAGCATGTGAAAGTGGACAAAGCCAACCCGAAACAAATAGGCGCGCCTTTGCAAGGGTTGTTATCCAGAATTCTGGTAGAGAAAGAGCAACCGGTAAAAAAGAATACCCCGCTGTTCATAATCGAAGCCATGAAAATGGAGACAACTATAACCGCTACCTCAGACACCATGATATCGGCTATACATTTGCCGGAAGGATCGCTGGTAAATACGGATGACCTTGTGCTGACCTTATCTTAA
- a CDS encoding DUF2279 domain-containing protein, which yields MLKQLALLLLSLCLLLHLTTAKATTIALADSGKVNRQKLLVLGAGFTVGYSAMLVGLNNAWYQDQERTDFHFFNDNSQWRQVDKAGHFWGAFHQSRAGIDMLRWAGVPEKKAIVYGGLLGVVLQTPVEVFDGYQKDYGASVGDLVANTAGSAAIVAQELAWREVRIMPKYSFHKTRYAAERPNVLGNSLAEQALKDYNGQTYWLSVNVGDFLQEQSRYPKWLSIAVGYGAEEVVYNHEPTNYRSGFDAHRQFYLSPDLNLLYFKGRSKFLNTALYVLSIVKIPAPTLEYNRKNGFRFHALYF from the coding sequence ATGCTGAAACAACTGGCTTTACTGCTACTATCGCTTTGCCTGCTTTTGCACCTCACAACTGCAAAGGCTACAACTATAGCGTTGGCAGACTCCGGTAAGGTTAACAGGCAAAAACTGCTGGTATTAGGTGCTGGTTTTACAGTTGGGTATTCGGCTATGCTCGTTGGGTTAAATAATGCCTGGTACCAGGATCAGGAACGAACAGATTTCCATTTCTTTAACGACAACAGCCAATGGCGACAGGTAGATAAAGCCGGGCACTTCTGGGGAGCTTTCCACCAGAGCCGCGCCGGAATTGATATGTTACGCTGGGCCGGTGTGCCTGAAAAAAAAGCTATAGTTTATGGAGGATTGTTGGGTGTGGTATTGCAAACACCTGTCGAAGTTTTTGATGGTTACCAGAAAGATTACGGAGCATCAGTAGGCGACCTGGTAGCGAATACGGCAGGGTCTGCGGCTATAGTTGCCCAGGAGCTTGCCTGGCGCGAAGTGCGCATCATGCCCAAGTATAGTTTCCATAAAACCCGTTACGCAGCTGAAAGACCAAACGTACTGGGCAACAGTTTAGCAGAACAGGCGCTGAAAGACTATAACGGCCAAACCTATTGGCTATCGGTAAATGTGGGTGATTTTCTACAGGAGCAAAGCAGGTACCCAAAGTGGTTAAGCATAGCTGTTGGCTACGGCGCTGAAGAGGTGGTGTATAACCATGAGCCAACAAACTACAGATCAGGATTTGATGCGCACCGCCAGTTTTACCTGAGCCCAGACCTGAACCTGCTGTACTTTAAAGGCCGGAGCAAATTCCTGAACACAGCCTTGTATGTGCTCAGTATAGTTAAAATTCCAGCTCCTACGTTGGAATACAACCGTAAGAATGGTTTCAGATTTCATGCGCTATACTTCTAA
- a CDS encoding Smr/MutS family protein, whose amino-acid sequence MNVGDRVRLMSGREEGIITRILDNNIVEVAIDNDFTIPVARREVVVISAEESKYMRSDDVIEAPTRKQPPAPVLAEKGIYLAMVHQSEELLAATIVNNTDYDVLFTTGEERNNQYRGLQSDKLASKATRVIAHYHLKDFEKWPSLVVQFLQHRNGAPALFEPVTKRVQFRANSFYKSKKTAPVLNKEAYLFQLDTKPTTIDPDKIKEQLAETAEQKETNYKLQAPEHEVDLHIEKLTEDPGSMSNSAMLKLQLETFQSALDRAMAANMHEIVFIHGAGNGILRKEIQKILSRTPGIKFYEDAKKEKFGYGATLVRLR is encoded by the coding sequence ATGAACGTAGGAGACCGTGTGCGGCTGATGTCTGGTCGCGAGGAAGGCATAATAACCAGGATTCTGGATAACAATATAGTTGAAGTTGCGATTGACAACGACTTTACCATACCGGTAGCCCGCCGCGAAGTTGTGGTGATATCTGCCGAGGAAAGCAAATACATGCGTTCTGATGATGTTATTGAAGCGCCTACACGCAAACAACCGCCAGCCCCTGTTCTGGCAGAAAAAGGAATTTACCTGGCTATGGTGCATCAGTCGGAAGAATTGCTGGCTGCCACTATCGTTAACAATACCGATTACGATGTGCTGTTTACTACCGGCGAAGAGCGAAACAACCAGTACCGCGGCCTCCAGAGCGATAAACTGGCTTCAAAAGCAACGCGGGTTATAGCACATTATCACCTGAAGGATTTTGAAAAATGGCCCAGCCTGGTAGTACAGTTTTTACAACACCGAAACGGCGCTCCGGCTTTATTTGAGCCTGTTACCAAACGCGTTCAGTTCAGGGCGAACTCTTTTTACAAAAGCAAGAAAACGGCGCCGGTACTTAACAAAGAAGCTTATCTTTTCCAGCTCGATACCAAACCGACAACTATAGATCCGGATAAAATTAAAGAGCAGTTAGCAGAAACGGCTGAGCAGAAAGAAACCAACTATAAACTACAAGCTCCGGAGCACGAAGTAGATCTGCACATCGAAAAGTTAACAGAAGATCCCGGCAGCATGAGTAACAGCGCCATGCTAAAACTGCAGCTCGAGACTTTCCAGAGTGCTTTAGACAGGGCAATGGCTGCAAACATGCACGAGATCGTGTTCATTCACGGGGCAGGCAATGGTATTCTTCGCAAAGAGATTCAGAAAATACTGAGCCGAACGCCGGGCATCAAATTCTACGAAGACGCCAAAAAAGAAAAATTCGGTTACGGCGCCACATTGGTAAGACTTAGATAA
- a CDS encoding SIMPL domain-containing protein, producing MKKTFLLLLAVFLISQVAVQAQQQVLPPLVNVNGIGEVRVQPDQVMVSMGVEVREKTLEQARKQADAKAAAIIAYLKKQGVSEKDIQTSYMSIYPIYNNGEYGRTTPDAYTAQKTMTVLVRKLNKFDELMAGLYGAGVNRVEGVSFQVADLEKYKAEARKKAVNNAKQKATALTNELGAKVGRVYAINENTTGGRPVPMYAEAAMMKAQDSAGADGPTIAGGEVIVTSTVSVSFIIEN from the coding sequence ATGAAAAAGACATTCTTACTTCTGTTAGCAGTATTCCTTATTAGCCAGGTAGCCGTGCAGGCCCAGCAACAGGTTTTACCGCCTTTGGTTAATGTAAACGGTATCGGCGAAGTCCGGGTGCAGCCCGACCAGGTGATGGTTTCAATGGGGGTGGAAGTACGTGAAAAAACATTGGAACAGGCGCGGAAGCAGGCAGATGCTAAAGCAGCGGCTATTATTGCATATCTTAAAAAGCAGGGTGTGAGCGAGAAGGATATCCAGACTTCTTACATGAGCATTTACCCGATTTATAATAACGGAGAGTACGGCAGAACTACGCCAGATGCTTATACTGCTCAGAAAACTATGACAGTATTGGTCCGGAAACTTAACAAGTTCGATGAGCTGATGGCTGGATTATACGGTGCAGGTGTAAACAGAGTGGAAGGTGTATCGTTCCAGGTGGCTGATCTGGAAAAATATAAAGCAGAGGCACGCAAAAAAGCGGTGAACAATGCAAAGCAAAAGGCTACTGCTTTAACAAATGAACTGGGAGCTAAAGTTGGCAGGGTTTACGCGATCAATGAGAATACCACTGGCGGTCGTCCGGTTCCAATGTATGCTGAAGCAGCCATGATGAAAGCACAGGATAGTGCAGGTGCTGACGGTCCAACTATAGCGGGCGGTGAAGTTATAGTTACCTCTACAGTAAGTGTCAGCTTTATAATAGAGAATTAA
- a CDS encoding recombinase family protein: MGIAVVAVTQPVDTMTASGKLQQGIQFLFSQFDNDLRREKCMTGMEARVRRGLWVGKVPMGYDKVIVGKEVILKPNKTGKLIRLAFQLKAEQGLSNTDIIKHLKAQGLVLYNQTITKLFRNPFYCGLISHGLLEDGEVVEGKHEPLITRQLFLKVNGLQAQNAHGYTQVKEDEELPLRHHIKCGSCRKPLTGYEMKKKQIHYYKCNTIGCKLNRNANKLHNLYEGFLSELEVDPRYLLKLAEIMEETYYKLTEESRAEEKRLTTQHTELKKKLDTLERRYAFGEIEKELFTKFSTELKVELLEIEQNLEKCAPALSNPKEFIKMGLGKALTISDSWGKANVQSRKQLQAMVFPEGVYYDRENDGYRTQRVNGFFALSSQIQAFLTEKEKGKSDQNNHFSLSVVRRGIEPLLPE, from the coding sequence ATGGGTATAGCCGTAGTAGCGGTCACACAGCCAGTCGATACCATGACGGCATCGGGTAAACTGCAGCAGGGTATTCAGTTTCTATTTTCGCAGTTCGATAACGACCTACGCCGGGAAAAGTGTATGACGGGCATGGAAGCGCGTGTTAGACGGGGTTTGTGGGTCGGTAAGGTTCCGATGGGCTATGATAAAGTGATTGTAGGTAAGGAAGTCATCTTAAAGCCAAATAAAACAGGGAAGCTCATACGCCTGGCGTTTCAGCTCAAGGCAGAGCAAGGGCTATCGAATACTGACATCATCAAACACCTGAAAGCACAAGGGCTCGTGCTCTACAACCAAACCATTACGAAGCTCTTTCGAAACCCTTTCTACTGCGGCTTGATCTCGCATGGCTTGCTGGAGGATGGCGAAGTGGTAGAAGGCAAGCACGAGCCGCTAATAACACGTCAACTGTTTCTAAAGGTAAACGGCCTGCAGGCGCAGAATGCGCATGGCTACACGCAGGTGAAAGAAGATGAAGAATTGCCGTTAAGACATCATATCAAATGTGGTAGCTGTCGTAAGCCGCTGACTGGTTACGAGATGAAGAAAAAGCAGATTCACTACTATAAGTGCAATACCATCGGCTGCAAGCTGAATCGTAACGCTAATAAGCTGCATAACCTGTACGAAGGCTTTTTATCGGAACTCGAAGTAGATCCACGTTATTTGCTGAAGCTTGCCGAAATTATGGAAGAAACTTACTACAAGTTAACAGAAGAGAGCAGGGCAGAAGAAAAGCGCTTGACCACACAGCATACCGAGCTGAAAAAGAAATTAGATACCCTAGAAAGAAGATATGCGTTTGGAGAAATTGAGAAAGAACTCTTCACTAAATTCAGCACAGAGCTAAAGGTTGAGCTGCTGGAAATCGAGCAGAATCTGGAAAAGTGCGCGCCAGCCTTATCGAACCCAAAAGAGTTCATCAAAATGGGCCTGGGAAAAGCGCTAACTATCTCAGATTCATGGGGCAAAGCAAATGTGCAGTCAAGAAAACAGCTGCAAGCGATGGTGTTTCCCGAAGGCGTATATTATGACCGTGAAAATGATGGTTATCGAACCCAGAGAGTAAATGGATTTTTCGCCCTTTCCAGCCAGATACAGGCGTTTTTGACTGAAAAAGAAAAAGGGAAAAGCGATCAAAATAATCACTTTTCCCTTTCAGTAGTCCGTAGGGGAATCGAACCCCTGTTACCAGAATGA
- a CDS encoding DUF4328 domain-containing protein has product MTLTKPNGQRAKMAIALIGGVLAAEVLAFYSSYLQYTLLEDAASGIFSEEAMAANDAREQLVAGIYFLLFAGSGLAFVLWFRRAYYNLQQRTGANSFSDGWALGSWFVPILCLYRPYQIMRELYLDTSRMLAAFGQEYALKTTYLGSWWALWIFSNFLGQILFRSYMNSETLEGLTNATVASMFGNLVGIPLALITMKVIKDYARVEKLLWETEQGEGDGMAASGEAGLSGNAFLPVN; this is encoded by the coding sequence ATGACCTTAACTAAACCAAACGGGCAACGAGCCAAAATGGCCATTGCCTTGATAGGAGGCGTGCTGGCTGCCGAAGTGCTCGCCTTCTACTCCAGCTATTTACAGTATACCTTGCTTGAAGATGCGGCCTCGGGTATATTTTCAGAAGAGGCGATGGCAGCAAACGATGCCAGGGAGCAGCTTGTGGCAGGTATTTATTTCCTGCTGTTTGCCGGATCCGGTTTGGCCTTCGTGCTTTGGTTTAGAAGGGCCTATTATAACCTGCAGCAGCGTACAGGAGCAAATTCCTTCTCGGATGGGTGGGCATTAGGTAGTTGGTTTGTGCCTATTTTGTGCCTTTACCGGCCATACCAGATTATGCGAGAACTGTATCTGGATACCAGCAGGATGCTTGCTGCGTTTGGGCAGGAGTATGCCTTAAAGACTACTTATTTGGGCTCGTGGTGGGCGCTGTGGATCTTTAGTAATTTTCTCGGACAGATCTTGTTTCGTTCTTACATGAATAGTGAAACATTGGAAGGGCTGACAAACGCCACTGTGGCCAGCATGTTTGGAAACCTGGTGGGCATACCGCTAGCCCTGATAACAATGAAGGTGATCAAGGATTATGCAAGAGTAGAAAAGCTGCTTTGGGAAACAGAACAGGGTGAGGGGGATGGCATGGCTGCATCTGGGGAAGCCGGCCTTTCTGGAAATGCATTCTTGCCAGTAAACTAG
- a CDS encoding M48 family metallopeptidase — MRQRLTVPPNVSAAYRKDFLEIVESSAKNSYQIVRQQAILDTIIAPYLQGIFNKVLHANKEMEGKATLVLTKSPIENAYALADGTIFFNIGLLAELENESQIAFILCHELAHVKLKHMEQGIVEYLETVHSKAFKKQYSQLAREKYNRSAKIATFFEEKSLSHLYHKRSLEKQADSVGFLLFTKTNYDPGQAATALKILARVDDPAAVPNLNLNLNLNTFFGCPNFTLDTYIKSGKETSIFGAVSDESPFASNKDTLQTHPDIDKRLRFIAELERSMPATGAAIEAEGDNKVKAICQREALQSWFDAQNYDYAAYKALLQLQQHPESNYLRGIVMLSLYAMQQHLKAHTFSEILSVESPSQPESFNQLIRLFGSLETSAYKNLSQCFHEAAPLRSATDEYTLAARYALARLQDDVSAAAEAKNAYTSRFKLGRLQAAIFSELP; from the coding sequence ATGCGGCAACGGCTGACAGTGCCGCCGAATGTAAGTGCTGCTTATAGGAAGGATTTTTTAGAAATTGTAGAAAGCAGTGCAAAAAACAGCTATCAAATTGTTCGACAGCAGGCCATACTGGATACCATTATAGCTCCCTATCTGCAAGGTATCTTTAACAAGGTACTGCATGCCAATAAAGAGATGGAAGGAAAAGCTACCCTTGTCCTCACCAAAAGCCCAATCGAAAATGCCTATGCCCTGGCCGATGGGACGATCTTTTTCAACATCGGCTTGCTGGCTGAATTGGAGAATGAAAGCCAGATAGCTTTTATCCTTTGCCATGAACTTGCTCATGTTAAGCTAAAGCATATGGAGCAGGGAATAGTAGAATATCTGGAGACTGTGCATAGTAAAGCGTTTAAAAAACAGTATAGTCAGCTAGCACGCGAAAAGTATAACAGGTCAGCTAAGATAGCTACCTTTTTTGAAGAGAAATCCCTGAGTCATCTATATCACAAGCGTTCTTTAGAAAAGCAAGCAGACTCAGTGGGCTTCCTGTTGTTTACCAAAACGAACTATGATCCTGGACAGGCTGCTACCGCTTTAAAAATTTTAGCTCGTGTAGATGATCCAGCAGCGGTACCAAACCTAAACTTAAACTTAAACTTAAACACGTTCTTTGGATGCCCAAACTTTACCCTTGATACTTATATAAAGTCAGGCAAAGAGACGTCAATCTTTGGTGCTGTGTCTGATGAATCTCCTTTTGCTTCCAACAAAGACACCTTGCAGACGCATCCCGATATAGACAAACGCTTGCGCTTTATTGCGGAACTCGAGCGAAGCATGCCTGCTACTGGGGCAGCTATTGAAGCAGAAGGTGATAACAAGGTGAAAGCTATATGCCAAAGGGAAGCCCTGCAAAGCTGGTTTGATGCCCAAAATTATGACTATGCTGCCTACAAAGCGTTGCTGCAGCTGCAGCAGCACCCGGAAAGTAATTACCTGAGAGGAATAGTGATGCTGAGTCTGTATGCGATGCAGCAACACTTAAAAGCGCATACCTTCTCCGAGATCCTATCGGTGGAGTCTCCAAGCCAGCCTGAAAGTTTCAACCAGCTAATTCGGCTGTTTGGGTCTCTTGAAACCTCAGCATACAAAAACTTAAGTCAGTGCTTTCATGAAGCTGCTCCGCTTCGTTCAGCCACAGATGAATACACCTTGGCCGCACGCTATGCCCTGGCGAGGTTGCAGGACGATGTTAGCGCAGCGGCAGAGGCAAAGAATGCCTACACTTCCCGCTTCAAGCTAGGCAGGCTGCAGGCTGCTATTTTTTCTGAACTACCTTAA